Sequence from the Desulfobulbaceae bacterium genome:
CAGGTAAGCGAACGGAGTGAGACTCCGAAACACACCCCGCGCCTCGGAGTCTCTCTTCGATCGCTTACCTGTATATCGCACCTTTGCTTAGCCATCTTCGGACTTTTTGCGAAATTGTAAAAATTAAATAAAAACAATTCATTAAATGAATCATCATATATTTTCTGAATTTACCATCACAAACAAGCGACTGACATTGAACATGAAGAAATTACTGCTGATTCTCTGCCTCCTCTTTACCCCTCAGGTCCTCCACGCCGAGTGTGTAGAGGGAGATTGCCAAAATGGGCATGGTACGACCACCTATTTCGGGGGCATTACCTACACTGGAGAGTTCAAGAACGGCAAGCCTGAGGGCCAAGGCGCCAAAACTTACGAGGACAGCACCACCTACGCCGGAGAATTTAAGGATGGTAAATTCGAAGGCAAGGGCGTGAAGACCTATGCCAATGGCGCTGTGTATGAAGGTGAGTTCAAGAGCGGCCGCTTTCATGGCAAAGGAAAATTTACCACCGATGACGGATCAGTCTACGAAGGCAATTTCGAGTATGGAGCATACAGCGGACAAGGGGTCTACACCTCCAACACCGGAGCACGCTACGAAGGCGCCTTCCGCAACGACAAATTCAACGGACAAGGGGCCATGACATACGCCGACGGCTCGACCTACAAGGGAAACTGGGAGAACGGTCATCGCGCCGGCCAAGGCGAAGCCACTCTGGCGGACGGCAGCAAATATGAAGGGAACTGGTGGGACAACAAATTTGATGGTCGGGGGACATTAACCTTAGCCGACGGCAACAAAAAAGAGGGCCTGTGGAAGGCCGGGAAGATCGCCAAGGAAGAGGCTATCGAAGCCAAAAAAACTGGTGCCAAGCAGGAAGCCGTGGGCGGCGGCTGGAAGTATTAATCCTACCGAAAAAACACTGGCACAAGAGTATGGGACAAATTATTAGTATACTTATCGCCGTGACCGTCGGGGGCCTGGTTTTCTGGCGACTGAGCAAGAGCGCCGCCTGCTCACCATGACTCCTGATCTATGGAGCCCTGGGTGCAGGGTTCGCGGTGATGTATCTTTTAAAATTAATCTTCATGTCCTAACCGATAGGACAAATATATCATATAGTTAACATCCTGGAGATATAACAATGGAATTTACAAAAAAAATAACTGACTGTCTTGTTGGAACAATCTGTGTAACCCTTGGTCCCATCGTAACAGCTGCTAATGCCGAGCTGACGGGGAAACATGGGTATGTCATGATCGGAAATAGCACAAAACCTCCGAGTTGGCATACGTGGAAGACAGAGCTTGGCACTGTCGACTTTCAAAGTGGGACTATGACCACCATCTACAAGGAAAGTGCGGATTTCTGCCCTGACAGTAATTACTGTCAGGCTTCCGCCACCGAGAGCTGGCCATACACCTCACTGTCGACAAATGTGTACTCCATGTTGGATGGTGTTATGGGTGTAGCCTCTAACACGGAAAATGCAGCCTTGCTAGATGGGGCACAGGCTGATACTCGAGCCCTCATGTTTGGCGTAAAACTTGACACTCAGAAACTCTACACCAACACTGACGCCCAGGGTCAGTTTTTTACACTTACCTATGAGCGAGATTTTTTGGGTGAATCAAAAGGACAAAATCGAGTTTCAAGTATGATTATGACCATGGACGGCATCGGCAATGCCACCGGGACAGAAACCTTGGCCTGTAATGGCACAGCCTGCACCAACGGTTATATATCATCAAATCCCTTTGCCGTAACATACAACCTCAAAACAGGAGGCGTCCTTAATATTAATTCTGCCGATATGGGTTTTATCAGCTCTGACGGGAAGATCGCCATCATCTCGAATCCCCCTACAGCCTATCCAGATACCGCAGACGACTTCATGCTGGGTGTGAGCATCAAAAAAGGTGACAAGGTGTATTCCAGCGCTGACCTCCAAGGGCAATGGATTTTTTCCACCTTTGGCGATGAGGGGGGAGCAATCTTTTCCGAATTCGGATCCATAACCTGTGACAGTCTAGGGAGTTGCCAATTTGACAGCAAATATTCCCAGGGGGGAGTTATCTCCTATGACCAGATGACGATGTCCATCGGTCCTGTCGCAGCCGATGGATCCATCAATGGGTTTACCGTAGCCCAGGACAAGATCACCGGCGCCATTGGCGCCAGCGGAACTGTCATGATCTTTACCTATACCACTCAAAATGAACGACTGATGGGTATTGCCGTCAAGAGCGATGCGACGCTCCCATCCCTCGGTGTAATTCTTAAAAGAGGCAGCTGGAACCTGGCCGGCCTCACCTCTGGTCAGGAAAAATCCATTTCGCAACTGATCTCTGGCAAGGAGTCTCAAATCACCTCTATCTGGAAGTGGGTGGACAACACCACGTGGGGCGTGTATCTTCCAAGCGCAGGAGCAACCCAGACAGCAAGCTATGCCTCTTCCAAAGGTTTTGAGGTAATCACAAGCATAAAACCTGGAGAGGGATTCTGGGTGAATGTGGCGCCGGCCCAGCCAGGTGAGACGGAAAGCCTAATCTTAGAGTAACAGAACTGGAAATCGCGCAGATACGCTCGGGACTCTTTATAGACCTACGCTTATCTGCGACAGTCATCACTTCTGATCTTGGAGAAAAGGGGAACCGCTCCTCCCCTTTTTTTGAGACGGAACTGCCCCTTGATCTAACAGCAGAGTCCCGCGATAGTTTTTACTAAAAAAAAGTCCCCACATCCGGAACAAACCAAAAGGCATATTTTCATGCACATTAATGGCCAACCCTACAGGACTATTTGGATCAAGCCCGACGACTCCTCGGTCATCCAAATCATTGACCAACGACACCTTCCTCATCAATTCATTATTGAGGATCTAAAAACGGTCAATGATTTTGCCTTAGCCATCCAGGAGATGCACGTACGTGGGGCTGGTCTTATCGGCGCAACTGCCGGGTTCGGCATGTACGCAGCGGCCCTTGCCGCCCCGGCCAAAGGAACCCAAGCCGCACTGGACCAATCCGCCCGGATACTCCTTGCCACCCGGCCCACAGCCAAGAATCTCGCCTGGGCCGTTGCCAGACAGCAACACGCTATGGCTCAAGAAACAACGATGGAAGCCAAACGTGCCAGGTCCCTGGACGTAGCCAGGGAAATCGCCGATGAAGATGCTGATTTCTGTCGCCGTATCGGAGACCATGGGCTTTCCATCATCCGGCAGCTCAGCGAGGCCAAGGGCGGACGCCCGGTCAATATCCTCACCCACTGCAACGCCGGTTGGCTGGCCTTTGTTGATTACGGTTCGGCCACCGCTCCGATTTACGCCGCTCATCAGGCCGGAATCCCGGTCCATGTCTGGGTGGATGAAACCAGGCCCTGGCTCCAAGGTTCACGGCTAACCGCCTGGGAATTAGGCCAGGAAGACATCCCCCACACCCTGATCCCGGACAACACCGGCGGCCACCTAATGCAACACGGACTGGTGGATATGGTCATCGTCGGCACCGACCGGACAACCCGTAGCGGAGATGTCGCCAACAAGATCGGCACCTATTTAAAAGCACTGGCCGCAAACGACAATAAGATCCCCTTTTACGTGGCGCTGCCTTCATCGACCTTTGACTGGGCCATCCGCGACGGAATCCAGGAGATCCCCATTGAAGAGCGTCCCGATACTGAGATCCGCTTTATTTCAGGACTGACCGGCAGTGGCAGCATCGAAACCGTGCTCATCGCGCCAGTTGGTACGCGCGGCGCCAATTACGGCTTTGACGTAACCCCTGCCCGCCTGATCACCGCCCTGATCACCGAGCGTGGCATTACTCCGGCACGGGAAGCCGACATCCTGGCCCTCTATCCGGAACAGCACGGCACCACATAAACTCTTAACCAGTTCGTGTCTATTAGCAAGCAGGCTACTCCACTCACAATCGACCTAACTATCATACACTTCCAAATGCAAACACTACGCACCTACCACTTGTTCCGCGCAACCATTCTGTTCATGGCAACGCTCATCCTCAATTCTCCTGCCACCGCGGCGCCACCAAAAATACCGGTCCAGATCGAGGCGGACCAGATGCTGTCCAACCAACAAGACAACTCTGTCTTCTTCACTGGCAAAGTCGAGGCCAAACAGGAAGATCTCACCATTCACTCCGACGAAATGACAGTGTACTACACTAACGCCGACGCCTCTGCGGCTGAGCCGTCCCCAACCGAAGGCAGCAAGGACCTAAAACGGCTCCTGGCCACAGGTAATGTCGAAATCATCAAGCAGGACTGGGTGGCCACCGGCAATCAGGCCGAGTATTTTTCTGATGAGCGCAAGGTCGTGCTGACTGGAAACACCAAAGTCATCCAAAACAATAATATGGTTACCGGTGACACCTTCATCATGTATCTGGACGAAGGCCGGACTATTGTTGAACGCAGCAAGAAAAAGGGCGAACGGGTAAAAGCCTTTTTTTATCCTGACTCCGACACGAAGAAATAAATCGCCATGTCAATCCTCGAAGCCAAAAAAATTGTCAAACGCTATAAGCGCCGTACTGTAGTGGACGGCATTAGCCTCTCTGTCGAGACCGGGACCGTCGTCGGCCTGCTCGGCCCGAATGGCGCTGGCAAAACCACCACCTTTTACTCCATCGCCGGCTTCATCCGGCCTGAAGAGGGCCACATCCTCCTGGACGGCGAAAATATAACCCATCTCCCCATCCATAAAAGGGCGCGCAAGGGGTTATCCTATCTCGCTCAAGATGCCTCCGTTTTCAAAAAACTTACCGTCCGTGAGAATGTCCAAATTATCTTGGAGGCCCTTGGCCTGGGCAAAGCTGAGGTAGAGGCACGAACGACAACCCTGATGGATGAGCTTAAAATCAGTCACCTAGCCGACAATCTGGGATTCACCCTGTCCGGCGGTGAACGAAGACGGGTAGAGATCATGCGGGCTCTGGCCACTAGACCACGCTTCATCTTGCTTGATGAGCCCTTTGCCGGAATCGATCCCCTCTCCATCATCGACTTGCAAAAAATTATCCGTACCCTGCGTGACCAAGGACTCGGGATCTTGATTTCCGACCATAATGTCCGTGAAACCTTATCAGTCTGCGATTACGCCTATATCGTCAATGCCGGAACGATCCTGGCACATGGCACAGCCAAAGAAATTATCAACAGTGATTCCGCTAGAAAAATGTACCTTGGTGAAAATTTTAGTATGTAATCTGCTGAAAAGCCCCTACAATGAAGATGAACATCTCTCCAACGGATGCTCTGTTATGCACAAAAATGATTCGGATTGAGGCTGTAGGATATTAGAAGAACTCTGGCCGCACCAGTAACGGGCGGGCTCAACAGTAAGAACAATACCCCTATCACAACCTGCTGCGGCAACAAAAACTCCTGCCAACTCCTTTGCCTGTTGCAACTGGACTGGCATAACGCAGCTTAGACTATAACGCACCACAGCGAATGGCACTAGAACTCAGACAGCAACTCAAATTGACCCAGCAGCTGGTGATGACTCCCCAGCTTCAGCAGGCCATTAAACTCTTGCAGCTCTCTACTTTGGAGTTATCCGAAGCGGTACAGCTAGAGATCGAGCAAAATCCTCTCCTCGAAGAAGACACCAATACACCAGACAGTAATCACCAATCCCTCCAGGAGATTACCGGCGAACCAGCCCCGCCGGAAGAGTCGATGCCCCCCCTTGAACGAACCGCCGAAATCAGCCTGGATGACAATGCGGGCCTGAAGGAAATCGACTGGTCAGATTATGAAAACGAATACGAATCGTCCTCGTCCTCGTCATTCAAGGAGCGTGACACCGGTGATCTCCCCTCACGCCTGGACATTCTCACCAAAAAGACCTCTCTTGAGGACCACCTCCTTTGGCAACTAAAATTTAACGAACTGACAGACGAGGAAGAAGCGGTTGGTCTGTACATGATCGGCAATTTAAATCGAGATGGTTTTCTGGAAGTTGACGAAAGCGAGATTGTTGCTGGCACCGAGTGCTCTCCAGAGGCGGCACAGCGCGTACTCGCCTTGCTCCAGGACATGGACCCCTCCGGTGTAGGGGCCAGGAATCTCAAGGAGTGTCTGCTCCTGCAACTGACACACCTCTCCCTCAGTGAGTCAACCGCCAGCCTGATCGTCCGCGACTACATGCATTTTTTGGAAAACAGAAATTACGGCGGCATCGCCAAGGCAGCGAAACTACCGATCAAGGAAGTGTTGGAAGCTGTGGCTGTGATCACCGGC
This genomic interval carries:
- a CDS encoding molecular chaperone Tir codes for the protein MNHHIFSEFTITNKRLTLNMKKLLLILCLLFTPQVLHAECVEGDCQNGHGTTTYFGGITYTGEFKNGKPEGQGAKTYEDSTTYAGEFKDGKFEGKGVKTYANGAVYEGEFKSGRFHGKGKFTTDDGSVYEGNFEYGAYSGQGVYTSNTGARYEGAFRNDKFNGQGAMTYADGSTYKGNWENGHRAGQGEATLADGSKYEGNWWDNKFDGRGTLTLADGNKKEGLWKAGKIAKEEAIEAKKTGAKQEAVGGGWKY
- the mtnA gene encoding S-methyl-5-thioribose-1-phosphate isomerase, producing the protein MHINGQPYRTIWIKPDDSSVIQIIDQRHLPHQFIIEDLKTVNDFALAIQEMHVRGAGLIGATAGFGMYAAALAAPAKGTQAALDQSARILLATRPTAKNLAWAVARQQHAMAQETTMEAKRARSLDVAREIADEDADFCRRIGDHGLSIIRQLSEAKGGRPVNILTHCNAGWLAFVDYGSATAPIYAAHQAGIPVHVWVDETRPWLQGSRLTAWELGQEDIPHTLIPDNTGGHLMQHGLVDMVIVGTDRTTRSGDVANKIGTYLKALAANDNKIPFYVALPSSTFDWAIRDGIQEIPIEERPDTEIRFISGLTGSGSIETVLIAPVGTRGANYGFDVTPARLITALITERGITPAREADILALYPEQHGTT
- the lptA gene encoding lipopolysaccharide transport periplasmic protein LptA — translated: MQTLRTYHLFRATILFMATLILNSPATAAPPKIPVQIEADQMLSNQQDNSVFFTGKVEAKQEDLTIHSDEMTVYYTNADASAAEPSPTEGSKDLKRLLATGNVEIIKQDWVATGNQAEYFSDERKVVLTGNTKVIQNNNMVTGDTFIMYLDEGRTIVERSKKKGERVKAFFYPDSDTKK
- the rpoN gene encoding RNA polymerase factor sigma-54, whose amino-acid sequence is MALELRQQLKLTQQLVMTPQLQQAIKLLQLSTLELSEAVQLEIEQNPLLEEDTNTPDSNHQSLQEITGEPAPPEESMPPLERTAEISLDDNAGLKEIDWSDYENEYESSSSSSFKERDTGDLPSRLDILTKKTSLEDHLLWQLKFNELTDEEEAVGLYMIGNLNRDGFLEVDESEIVAGTECSPEAAQRVLALLQDMDPSGVGARNLKECLLLQLTHLSLSESTASLIVRDYMHFLENRNYGGIAKAAKLPIKEVLEAVAVITGLNPHPGRSFADDEAHFITPDVYVYKMDNEYVIQLNDDGLPRLRISNFYRDILKDQKDISAAAATETKGYIQEKLRSAMWLIKSIQQRQRTIYKVVESLVKFQYDFFEKGPTCLKPLILRDVADDISMHESTVSRVTTNKYVHTPQGIYELKYFFNSSIERYDGEEAMASESIKVRMRQILQDENPEKPMSDMAISEEFAKENIKIARRTVAKYREQLGILPAKFRKKPKIPTK
- the lptB gene encoding LPS export ABC transporter ATP-binding protein, giving the protein MSILEAKKIVKRYKRRTVVDGISLSVETGTVVGLLGPNGAGKTTTFYSIAGFIRPEEGHILLDGENITHLPIHKRARKGLSYLAQDASVFKKLTVRENVQIILEALGLGKAEVEARTTTLMDELKISHLADNLGFTLSGGERRRVEIMRALATRPRFILLDEPFAGIDPLSIIDLQKIIRTLRDQGLGILISDHNVRETLSVCDYAYIVNAGTILAHGTAKEIINSDSARKMYLGENFSM